The Primulina eburnea isolate SZY01 chromosome 13, ASM2296580v1, whole genome shotgun sequence genome includes a region encoding these proteins:
- the LOC140809071 gene encoding histone-lysine N-methyltransferase EZA1 isoform X1: protein MVSNAFASKSRKSYEEQSSDAIAKLMNKLTQLEKQIQSERVAFVGEKLEKNSKKVQAYVADIKTLTESRNDLTVVRSNDSANFLSLRMVNPLCKVSGLAEGSADRDAINNSRENTSSEDIAFSATAKLPLVEKLLPYTTWIFLDRNQRMAEDQSVVGRRRIYYDQHGSEALICSDSEEELGGLEGEKHEFSEAEDRILRMAFQEYGVSADILNVLTQFVGGTAVEIEERCGMLMEKDQVTEEHNLKTIGEVKSENDAFLVKSLTAALDSFDNLFCRRCLIFDCLLHGCSQNLIYPSEKQYCPFDTEEDRKVCGDQCYLEVRDAIKYKGKEVTEVPLKHLSDSVGKSIEASVKQSEWRPFEEDLYLKGTLIFGRNSCLIARNLLPGLKTCKEVSTYMYGDGVVVPRGSSSVMNHYSKDVGKAHTDNSEPEFPVKTRICRKRGRARKVKSSWKSAGHPSLWRRIAEGKDEPYKQFVPCGCQSLCGKQCPCLQIGTCCEKYCGCSKGCKNRFRGCHCAKSQCKSRQCPCFAAGRECDPDVCRNCWVSCGDGSLGEPPKQGDGQCGNMRLFLRQQQRILLAKSDVAGWGAFLKNSVNKNDYLGEYTGELISHREADKRGKIYDRANSSFLFDLNDQYVLDAYRKGDKLKFANHSSTPNCYAKVMLVAGDHRVGIFANERIEAGEELFYDYRYGPDQAPAWARKPEGSKRDGSPVTQGRPKKHQSG from the exons ATGGTATCCAACGCGTTTGCTTCCAAATCAAGA AAATCTTACGAGGAACAGAGCAGTGATGCTATTGCAAAATTGATGAATAAACTGACTCAACTGGAAAAGCAGATTCAGTCTGAAAGGGTTGCTTTTGTTGGt GAAAAACTAGAGAAAAATAGCAAGAAGGTTCAAGCTTATGTCGCTGATATTAAAACATTGACTGAATCAAGGAATGATCTTACTGTTGTAAGGAGTAATGATTCTGCAAACTTTCTATCTCTGAGAATGGTTAATCCTCTCTGCAAAGTAAGCGGGCTTGCTGAAGGATCTGCAGATAGAGATGCCATTAACAATAGCAGAGAAAATACTAGCAGTGAAGACATTGCATTTTCTGCGACTGCGAAACTTCCACTTGTTGAGAAGTTGCTTCCATATACCACTTGGATTTTCTTAGATAG AAATCAGAGAATGGCTGAAGACCAATCAGTTGTTGGAAGGAGACGAATTTACTACGATCAACATGGTAGTGAGGCATTGATCTGTAGCGATAGCGAAGAAGAGCTCGGAGGATTGGAGGGAGAGAAACATGAATTTTCTGAAGCAGAAGATCGTATTTTGAG GATGGCCTTTCAGGAGTATGGAGTTAGTGCTGACATTCTCAATGTACTGACCCAATTTGTTGGGGGAACTGCAGTGGAAATTGAG GAGCGCTGCGGCATGCTCATGGAAAAAGATCAGGTGACTGAGGAACATAATTTGAAAACTATTGGAGAAGTAAAGTCTGAAAATGATGCATTTCTGGTCAAAAGCCTCACAGCTGCCTTAGATTCTTTCGATAATCTATTTTGTCGCCGTTGTCTG ATATTTGACTGTCTTTTGCATGGCTGTTCACAAAATCTAATTTATCCT AGTGAAAAGCAATACTGCCCATTTGATACCGAGGAGGACCGTAAAGTTTGTGGTGATCAGTGTTATCTTGAG GTTAGGGATGCTATCAAATATAAGGGGAAAGAGGTCACGGAAGTCCCTTTGAAGCATTTATCAGATTCGGTTGGAAAGTCAATAGAAGCTTCAGTGAAACAAAGTGAATGGAGACCTTTTGAGGAAGACTTGTACTTGAAGGGCACACTCATATTTGGAAGAAACAG TTGCCTTATAGCCAGGAATTTGCTCCCTGGGCTGAAAACTTGCAAAGAAGTATCCACTTATATGTACGGTGATGGAGTGGTTGTACCACGTGGATCTTCATCTGTGATGAACCACTATTCTAAAGATGTAGGCAAAGCGCACACGGATAATTCG GAGCCAGAGTTTCCTGTCAAAACAAGAATATGTCGTAAAAGAGGCAGAGCCCGCAAAGTTAAATCCTCTTGGAAGTCTGCTGGCCATCCATCGCTGTGGAGAAGGATAGCAGAAGGGAAAGATGAGCCTTATAAGCAATTTGTTCCATGCGGATGCCAATCCTTGTGTGGAAAGCAGTGCCCTTGTTTACAAATCGGAACTTGCTGTGAAAAATACTGTGG GTGCTCAAAAGGGTGTAAAAATAGATTTAGAGGATGTCATTGTGCTAAAAGTCAATGCAAAAGCCGGCAATGTCCTTGTTTTGCAGCTGGACGCGAATGTGACCCCGATGTTTGCCGAAATTGCTGGGTTAG CTGTGGTGATGGTTCATTAGGTGAGCCGCCAAAACAAGGAGATGGTCAGTGTGGAAACATGAGACTCTTTCTGAGGCAGCAGCAAAGG ATCCTACTGGCTAAGTCAGATGTTGCTGGATGGGGAGCATTTTTAAAG AACTCTGTCAATAAAAATGATTACCTTGGAGAATATACTGGTGAGTTGATCTCCCATCGAGAAGCAGATAAGCGGGGAAAAATATATGATCGTGCAAATTCCTCTTTCCTTTTTGACTTGAATGATCAG TATGTTCTTGATGCTTACCGCAAAGGAGATAAGTTGAAATTTGCTAACCATTCATCAACTCCCAACTGTTATGCCAAG GTAATGTTGGTGGCTGGTGATCACCGTGTCGGCATTTTTGCCAACGAGCGTATTGAAGCTGGTGAAGAGCTCTTTTATGATTATCGTTATGGTCCGGATCAAGCACCTGCATGGGCTCGGAAGCCCGAGGGTTCAAAGAGAGATGGTTCACCTGTAACTCAGGGTCGACCAAAGAAGCACCAATCTGGTTGA